The genomic interval ATAAATTTCCTCAGTGAGATATGGGCCTAAAGAGATTATCCTTTGGGGATAATTTTGACAAAAAACAAGGGAACATAAGAAAACAAGGGCAATAACAATATTTTTCATCTATATTTTTTAATATCCAGAAACCAATGCTTCCAAAACCCCTCTTTAAGAACTGGCTCGCTTTCTATTATTTCAATCCTTCTTTTAAAGATTGGGTCATCTATGACAAGGGTATGAAACTCACCATTCTCCCCAGCTGGGCATATATTCTTTTCTTTAAGATAGGATAAAAAATCCCTGTCAACCTTATTCCCAATAAAATCTTTCCCAAATTTATCTGCCTGACAGCTTACCACAATCGCCTTAAATCCCAAATCAATGAATTCTTCAATCAGGCTTTCGGGAGGGCTATTCCACAAAGGCTCAATTGGTGTTATTCCTAAATCAGAACAGACCCGCTCAACCCATTCCTTATGTTCATTTAGATAAATGTCGCCAAAAACCATTGCATTTATCTCCTTTATCCCTGAAACAGCTGATTTAAACTCCCTCTCATATTCCTCCATATCTGGGCTTACCTCTTTTTGGACAAGGGGAATACCTAAGCAATTTGCCTGAAGGCTCATCAAACCTGCTTCTATCCCATGAAAACAACATCTTTTAAAACCCCTTGAGATAAAATTAAGGAGGCATTTTATTTTATGACCTTCTTTTATTGCCTTATAAAGTGCCAGACAGCTATCCTTTCCTCCACTTAAGGAACAAATCGCATCCATTACAAATTAAACTTAACCCCTCCATAAAATGACCTTCCTGGTGCTCCATAGCCTGCTACTTCCTCATAAGATTCATTAAATATATTTTCTATCCTTCCTTTAAATGCAAAATTTTCTGAAATCTTCCATAAATAGCCTAGATTAAAAAGCCTATATTTGGGAAGAAGGATATTCCCATAATCCATCCTTTCTCCAACATAGACAATATCTGAAGATATAGAAAGGTTTTGTAAAATCTTCCAGATTAAAGAAAGGCTTAATCTTTTTTCTGGTCTTAACAGAAGCCTCTTTCCCGTAGAATTGTCATTTGCCTTTGTAAGAAGGGTGTAATTGGCTAAAATGGAAAGGTCTTTCTTCGGCTTTATGGAAATGCCAAATTCATCCCCTTCGGTTGTAGCACTCCCAATATTTTTATATGTACTTTGAAATGTTGTAGGATCGGTATAATAGGTGATAAGGTTTTCAAAATCATTCTTGAAATGAGCTGCCTTAAATGAATAATCTTTCCCTTTAAGCTCAATTCCCAGCTCAAGGCTTTTAGATTCTTCAGGCTTAAGGTTTGAATTCCCACCAAGGAACCGCCAAGCTGGATTGGGAGGGGAGTATAGTTGAAAAAGGGATGGTGTTTTAAATCCCTCTGCCCAAGAAAGCCTTAATATTACATCTTCTAAAGATATCAACGATGCGACTTGATATGTATCTTTGCTCCCAAAGAGTGTATTATCAATTCTCCCCCCAAAGGTAAGGCTCAATGGCTTAAGGTTTATTCTATTTTTAAGATAGGCTGCTTTGTTTTCCCTTTTTTTGTCTATATCATCTGTTTTGCAGGCTTCTTCTTCATATTCTATTCCTGCTGAAAACTCCATATCCTTGATTATAACATTATTCTGCCAGCCTATTTCTTTTGTCCTTCCAAGATAATTGTTTGTTGGCAAACCTCCTCCCTCATCATTTTTTCTCTTTGTCTCACAAAGGGATGCTTTAACGCAATTCCTCCAACCATTGAATGGAGAATAATCAACCTTTGAGGAAAATATTGTATTCCTAAAGAATTCTTTATTATCCAAATCGTCAACCATACCTACACTCCAAAGATACCCATCATACTCACTTTCTCCCTTTGTGTTTCTAATGTTTGTTTCTATCTTAAGCGAAGGGCTAAATGCATATCCAAGAGAAAGACCAGTAAGGAGATTGTTATACCCATCCTTTTCCTTCCCAATTTTTGCTGCAGATATTCCTGATGTCTCAAGGTATGAGGATATTACATTATAACCTAGTTTCCCTATTCTTCCTCCATTTTCTACACTTACCTTTATTGTCCTTAAGCTTCCTCCTTCCATGGTAAGGCTTGTTCCCTTCTTTTTCTGGGTTACAATATTTATTAGCCCTCCCATTCCCTCAGAACCATAGTTTACTCCCGATGGACCATAGATTATCTCAATCTGGAGAACATCATCAAGCATAATATGTGAAATATTCGGTTCACGACCCATTTGGCTTGGGTCATTTATCTTTACACCATCAATTAGAACAATGGTATGCTT from bacterium carries:
- a CDS encoding diphthine--ammonia ligase, translated to MDAICSLSGGKDSCLALYKAIKEGHKIKCLLNFISRGFKRCCFHGIEAGLMSLQANCLGIPLVQKEVSPDMEEYEREFKSAVSGIKEINAMVFGDIYLNEHKEWVERVCSDLGITPIEPLWNSPPESLIEEFIDLGFKAIVVSCQADKFGKDFIGNKVDRDFLSYLKEKNICPAGENGEFHTLVIDDPIFKRRIEIIESEPVLKEGFWKHWFLDIKKYR
- a CDS encoding TonB-dependent receptor, which encodes MKKVLGAILIAGSIFGSEGTITVVGEEIVVTAERIKTSLKDSPSTIRIITREEIEASGAKTLVEALKAFTSINVAQRGGIGKSSSIFMRGADLKHTIVLIDGVKINDPSQMGREPNISHIMLDDVLQIEIIYGPSGVNYGSEGMGGLINIVTQKKKGTSLTMEGGSLRTIKVSVENGGRIGKLGYNVISSYLETSGISAAKIGKEKDGYNNLLTGLSLGYAFSPSLKIETNIRNTKGESEYDGYLWSVGMVDDLDNKEFFRNTIFSSKVDYSPFNGWRNCVKASLCETKRKNDEGGGLPTNNYLGRTKEIGWQNNVIIKDMEFSAGIEYEEEACKTDDIDKKRENKAAYLKNRINLKPLSLTFGGRIDNTLFGSKDTYQVASLISLEDVILRLSWAEGFKTPSLFQLYSPPNPAWRFLGGNSNLKPEESKSLELGIELKGKDYSFKAAHFKNDFENLITYYTDPTTFQSTYKNIGSATTEGDEFGISIKPKKDLSILANYTLLTKANDNSTGKRLLLRPEKRLSLSLIWKILQNLSISSDIVYVGERMDYGNILLPKYRLFNLGYLWKISENFAFKGRIENIFNESYEEVAGYGAPGRSFYGGVKFNL